Within Schumannella luteola, the genomic segment ACCAGCAGCTGCGCCACGCGCGCCGCGGCGAGCGGGGTCACGCGCGGGTCGACGCCGCGCTCGAGGCGCTTCGCGGCCTCGCTCGGCAGCTTGTGGCGGCGGGCGGTGCGGGCGATCGAGATCGGATCCCAATTGATCGCCTCGATGAGCACGTCGGTCGTCGCATCCGAGATCTCGGTCGCAGCGCCGCCCATGACGCCGGCGAGCGCGACGGCGCCCGACTCGTCGGCCACGACGAGATCCTGCGGGTCGAGCTTGCGGGTCACGGCGTCGAGCGTCTCGAGGGTCTCCCCCGGCTGTGCGCGACGCAGCGTGATGCCGCCCGAGATCTTGCCGAGGTCGAAGCCGTGGATCGGCTGGCCCAGCTCGAGCATCACGTAGTTCGTCACGTCGACCGCGAGCGAGATCGAGCGGATGCCGGCGAGGCGCAGGCGGGAGCGCATCCACGACGGCGTCGGACGGGTCGCGTCGATGCCCCGCACGACGCGGAACGCGATGACCGAGGCGCCCTGACGGCCGCGGATCGGCGCGCCGTCGTCGAGCGTCACCGGGAAGCCGTGCGCCGCCACCGGCTCGACCGCGTCGGCCGGGTCGCGGAAGCTCGCGCCGGTCGCGTGCGAGTACTCGCGGGCGACGCCGCGGATCGAGAAGGCGTAGCCGCGGTCGGGCGTCACGTTAATCTCGACGGCCGCGTCGTCCAGGCCCAGCAGCGCGAGCGCATCCGTGCCCGGCTCCGGGTCGAGACCCAGCTCGACCAGACGCAGGATGCCGTCGTGCTCGTCGCCGAGTCCCAGCTCGCGGGTCGAGGCGATCATGCCGTCGGAGACGTGGCCGTAGGTCTTGCGGGCGGCGATGGGGAAGGGTCCCGGCAGCACGGCGCCCGGCAGGGTCACGACGACCTTGTCACCGACGCCGAAGTTGTGGGCGCCGCAGACGATGCCGCGCGGCTCGGCCTCGCCGACATCCACCTGGCACCAGTTGATCGTCTTGCCGTTCTTCTGCGGCTCTGGCTCAAGCGAGAGCACCTGGCCGACGACGACCGGACCGGTCACCTCGGCGGCGTGCACGTCCTCCTCCTCGAAGCCGACACTGACAAGCGCCGCGTGCACGTGCTCGAGCGTCGCGTCCTCGGGGAGCGCGACCCAGTCGCGCAGCCAGCTCAGCGGAATACGCATCAGACCACCATCCCGAACTGCTGCGAGAAGCGCACATCGCCCTCGACCATGTCGCGCATGTCGTTCATGTCGTTGCGGAACTGCAGGGTGCGCTCGATGCCCATGCCGAAGGCGAAGCCCTGGTACTCCTCGGGATCGATGCCCGCCGCACGCAGCACGTTGCGGTTCACCATTCCGCAGCCGCCCCACTCGACCCAGCGCGCGCCGCCCTTGGCGTTCGGCTGCCAGACGTCCATCTCGGCGCTCGGCTCGGTGAAGGGGAAGAAGTTCGGGCGCAGACGGATCTGCGCGCCCTCGCCGAACATCGCGTGCGCAAGGTGCTCGAGTGTGCCGCGCAGGTGCGCCATCGTGAGGCCCTTGTCGATCGCGATGCCCTCGACCTGCTGGAAGACGGGGGTGTGCGTCGCGTCGAGCTCGTCGGTGCGGTAGACGCGGCCCGGGGCGACGACGTAGAGCGGCAGCTCGCGGCTCAGCAGCGAGCGGATCTGCACGGGGCTGGTGTGCGTGCGCAGCACCAGGTGGCGCTCGACCGGCTCGACGAAGAAGGTGTCCTGCATGGCGCGGGCCGGGTGGTCCTCGTCGAAGTTCAGCGAGTCGAAATTGAACCACTCGTGCTCGAGCTCTGGGCCCTCGCCGATCTCCCAGCCCATGCCGGTGAAGACGTCGGCGATGTCCTCCTGCAGCAGGCTGAGGGGATGACGGGCGCCGGCGCGGCGACGGCTCGCCACCGCCGTGACGTCGACGGCCTCGGCGGCGAGACGCTGCTGCTCCTCGGCGGCCAGCACGACCGACTCCTGCGCGGCGAGCGCCTGGTTGACGCGGGCGCGCGCCTGGCCGACGAGCTTGCCGGCAGCGGCCTTCTCGCTGCCCGGCAGGTCGCGGATCGCGCCGTTCAGTCGGGCGAGCGGCGAGTGCTCGGCGGTGTGCTCGGTGCGGGCGGAGCGGAGGGCGGTCGAGTCGCCGGCCGCGGAGATGGCCGCGAGCGCGGCATCCACCGCCTCGGCGACCGCCTGCTCGGTGATCTGGGGGGTGTCGGACACGAGAATCGAGTCTAACGACGCGCGGCGGCCCGGCAGCCCGAGACGGGGGTCAGCCCGGGACGACGGTCAGCCAGGAACGACGGAACCGCGGACCGGTGACCAATCCGCGGTTCCGACTCTCGTCGCCGAGTGCGGGCCGTGCCTCAGATCCCCGAGGCGCCGCCCTGCTCGCGCAGGGTCATGACCGAGGTGCCGGTGGGCACTGCGGTGGGCGGTCCTCCACGGCGGCGGCCGCCGCCCTTGCGGGACCCGCCGCGCAGTCGGATCTCGAGCAGCTTCGCGAATCCGGCGAGCACCAGACACAACGCGATGTAGATCGCACCCATGACCATCGCCGAGGGGATGATGGGCGAGCCGTACTGCAGCTGCGTCCCGTAGAACTTCGCGAGGTAGAGCAGCTCCTGGTAGGTGACGATGAAGCCGAGCGCGGTGTCCTTCAGCACGACGACGAGCTGAGCGACGATGATCGGCAGCATCGCGCGGATGCCCTGCGGCAGAAGGATCATGCGCATGAGCTGGCCCTTGCGCAGGCCGATCGCCATGCCCGCCTCGCGCTGGCCCTTCGGCAGCGACTCGACGCCGGCGCGGAAGATCTCGGCGAAGACGGCGCCGTTGTACAGCGTGAGGCCCGCGACGACCGCGACGAACGGCGACAGCCGGATCCCGATCGTGGGCAGTCCGTAGTAGAAGAGCATCATCAGGATCAGCAGCGGGATCGCGCGGAACAGCTCGGTGACGACCATCACCGGAACCCGCAGCACCGCGTGATCGCTCAGCCGCCCCATCGCGAGCACGAAGCCGAGGACGATCGCCAGCACACCGCCGACCGCGAAAGCGGCGAGAGTGCGGCCGAGCGCAGCGGCGATGTCGCCCCACACCGTCGCGTAGGCGAAGATCGACCACTTCTGCGCCGAGAACTGGCCCGTCGCCGCGAAGCGGTAGGCGATGAAGCCGACGATCACGACGACGACCACGACCGTGATGGCGCCGATGACGACCTGGCGACGACGGGCGCGGGGCCCCGGGGCGTCGAAGAGAACCGAGCTCATCGGGCGAGCCTCCACTTCTGCTCGAGCGCGCGTTGCGCCCACGACAGCAAGGCGACGAGTGCGACGAAGATCGCGGCCACCCAGAGCAGCACGATGAGCTGCGGCTCGCCGCGCTCCGACAGGTACGCGCGGATGGCGCCCGCGTCGAGCACCGAGAAGCCCGCCGCGATCGTCGTGTTCTTCAGCAGGGCGATGAACACGTTCATGAGCGGCGGGATGATGGCGCGGAACGCCTGCGGCAGCACGACCAGCGTCATCGACTGGCCGAAGGTGAGGCCGATCGCCCGCGAAGCCTCGGCCTGACCGAGCGGCACCGTGTTGATACCCGACCGCAGCGCCTCGGCGACGTAGGTGGCGGTGTAGACAGAGAGGGCGATGATCGCGAGCACGATGTAGTCGGCGCGCGGCAGCCCGAGCTTGGGGTAGCCGAAGACGAAGAAAAAGAAGATCAGCGTCAGCGGGGTGTTGCGCACGATGTTCACGTACAGCGTGCCGAGCGCCCGCATCGGGGCCACGGGCGATACGCGGAAGGTGCCGACGATCGTGCCCAGCACGAGGGCGATGAGCCCGGATGCGAAGAACATGATCAGCGTGTTGCGGAACCCCGTCACGAAGATGTCGAGGTTGTCGAGCAGCACGTTCACGTGCGCGCTCCTTCCGGTCTGAGCGGATCGGGGAACGGGGCGGCGCCGGATGGCGCCGCCCCGCGGGGTCGGCTACTGGTAGTCGTCGACCTCGGGCTGGTCGACCTTGGTGCCGGAGGCTCCCAGGGTCGCGTCGTAGATGCCCGTCCAGACCTTGCCGCCGTCGGTGAAGGTCTTGTTGATGAAGTGACGGAGCGCGGAGTCGCCCTTGGGCAGGCCAACGCCGTACTTCTCGGTACTGAACGGCTCGCCGACGACCTTCAGGTCATCGGGCTGCTGCGCGGCGTAGCCGATCAGGATCGCCTCGTCGGTGGTCACCGCGTCGACGCTCTTGTCCGCCAGGGCCGAGACGCACTGCGAATACGTGTCGAACTCCGTCGTCTTGGTGTCGGGGTAGTTCGCCTTGATGTTCTGGATCGGCGTCGAGCCCGTGGCCGAGCAGACGGTCTTGCCCGCGAGGTCCTTGTCGGACTTGATGTCGCTGTTGTCCTTCGCGACGAGCAGGCCCTGGCCGGTCACGAAGTACGGGCCGGCGAAGTCGATCTGCTGCTTGCGCGCATCCGTGATCGAGTAGGTGCCGACGTAGTAGTCGATGTCGCCGTTGACGATCGCCGACTCGCGGTTCGCGCTCGGGATCGCCTTGAACTCGATCTGCTTCTCGCTGAAGCCGAGCGACGCGGCGACCCACTTGGCGATCTCGATGTCGAAGCCCGAGCGCTCGCCGGTCGCGGCGTCCAGGAAGCCGAGGTTCGGCTGGTCCTCCTTGACGCCGACCGTGATCTTGCCGGCGGCCTTCGCCTTGTCGTAGGTCGGGCTGCCGGTCAGGTCGACGTTCTTCGCGACCGTGTACAGGTCCTTCGGCGGCTCGGAGGCGCTGCCCCCGCCGGCCGAGGGCGGGGCGCCCTGGGCGCATCCCGCCAATGTCAGTGCCGCCGCGGCGGCCGTCGCGACGATCGCGACGCTCCACTTCTTGCGCATGCTGTGTTCCTCTCCTCGGTGCGGACCGGGTCACGGTCCGGAGTCTCTGGTCGGGTTGCCGCCCCTGCTGGGGCGGGTGGTGCTGCCACGGCCTCCGTCGTCGGAGCCGGGGACGTCAGCGAGGCGGATGCGGTCCGCCCCGGAATCAGTGGGTGAGGAGCTTCGAGAGGAAGTCCTTGGCGCGGTCGGACTCCGGGTTCGTGAAGAAGTCCTCGGGCTTGCGGTCTTCGACGATCTGACCGTCGGCCATGAACACGACCCGGTCGGCGGCCTTGCGCGCGAAGCCCATCTCGTGGGTCACGACGATCATCGTCATGCCCTCCTTGGCGAGCTGCACCATGGTGTCGAGCACCTCGTTGATCATCTCCGGGTCGAGGGCCGAGGTCGGCTCGTCGAACAGGATGAGCTGCGGGTCCATCGCGAGAGCGCGGGCGATCGCGACACGCTGCTGCTGGCCGCCGGAGAGCTGCGAGGGCAGCTTCTTCGCCTGGTTGGCGACGCCGACGCGGTCGAGCAGCTCCATGGCGCGCTTCTCCGCCTCGGCCTTGCTCTTGCCGCGCACCTTGATCGGGCCGAGCGTGACGTTCTCGAGGATCGTCTTGTGCGCGAAGAGGTTGAACGACTGGAACACCATGCCCACGTCGGCTCGCAGCTTCGCGAGTGCGGCACCCTCGCTGGGAAGCGGGGTGCCGCCGATGGTGATCGTGCCGTCGTCGATCGTCTCGAGTCGGTTGATCGCGCGGCAGAGGGTCGACTTGCCCGATCCGGAGGGGCCGATCACGACGACGACCTCGCCCTTGGCGACCGTCGTCGAGATGTTCTTCAGAACGTGCAGATCGCCGTAGTGCTTGTTCACAGAATCGAGGACGACCAGAGGTTCCATCTAGACAGACAAGCAGACCCCCGTATGCGGGGGCAATCCCCGGCGCACAACGTAATCAGGACGTAACGCAAACGCGACATGTGTCGATGAGATCGGATGCCGCGCGCGGCATGTACCGGATCGCCAGCCGGCAGGAGCGGTCGGACTACGCCCGAGCGCGCTGCGCGAAGGCGCTCTGGTACAGGCAGACCGAGGCCGCCGTCGCCAGGTTCATCGACTCGGCGTGACCGTAGATCGGCACCCGCACCGAGGCGTCGGCGAGGGCGACGTGCTCGTCGAGCAGGCCGCGGGCCTCGTTGCCGAAGAGCCAGGCGGTCGGCTGCGCGAGACGCTCCCCCAGCTCGGGCAGCTCTCCCCCGTCGATGTCGGCCGCGAGGATCGTCACGCCGGCGGCGCGCAGACGGTCGAGGGTCGGCTCGAGCTCGAGGTCCTGCACGATCGGCAGGTGGAACAGCGACCCGGTCGTCGAGCGCACGACCTTCGGGTTGTACATGTCGACGCTGCGGCCCGTCAGCAGCACCGCATCCGCCCCGGCGGCGTCGGCGGCGCGGATGATCGTGCCCGCGTTGCCGGGATCGCGGATCTCCTCGAGCACGGCGACGAGACGCGGGCCGGCGGCGAGCACCGCATCCAGGTCGGAGCTGAGGTGACGCGCGGTCGCGACGACGCCCTGCGGAGTCACCGTGTCGGCCATCGCCTCGAGCACGTTGTCGCGCACGGGCTGCGCTTCGACGCCCTGGGCGGCCGCGAGCGCGATGAGATCGGCGAGGCGATCCTGCACCGAGACGCTCACGTAGAGGTCGACGAGCAGCTCGGGGCGGTAGCGGAGCGCCTCGTCGACGGCCTGCGGGCCCTCGAGCAGGAAGAGGCCGGTGTCGGCCCGGGCTCCGCGCTTGGCGAGCTTCGCCACGGCGCGCACCCGCGGCGAACGCGGATTGTCGATCACGGTCGGAATCGTAACGAACACCGGCGGCGGGAACGCGAACGGCGCGCACCCCCCGAGAGGAATGCGCGCCGGTCGTGTGGTTCGCTGCGCGACCGTCAGACGGTCACGCGATGCCGAGCATCAGCTCAGGCGGCGTCGGCCTTGGCGTTGACGTCGGCCGGGAGCGCCTTCTTGGCGGTCTCGACGAGCGCCGCGAAGGTCGCCGCGTCGTTGACCGCGAGCTCCGCGAGGATGCGACGGTCGACCTCGACACCGGCGAGACCCAGACCCTGGATCAGACGGTTGTAGGTGAGGCCGTTCGCACGCGCCGCGGCGTTGATGCGCTGGATCCAGAGGCGACGGAACTCGCCCTTCTTGGCGCGACGGTCGCGGTAGGCGTAGACGAGCGAGTGGGTGACCTGCTCCTTGGCCTTGCGGTAGAGGCGCGACCGCTGACCGCGGTAGCCTTCCGCGCGCTCGAGGATGACCCGGCGCTTCTTGTGGGCGTTTACTGCGCGCTTGACACGTGCCATTTCAGTTCGTCCTTAATCCGTAGCCGGGCTTACTTGCCCAGAAGCTTCTTGATGCCCTTGGCGTCCTGCGGAGCGAGGACGACGTCGCGGTTGAGGCGACGGGTGAGCTTGCTCGACTTGCGCTCGAGGTTGTGGCGCATGCCCGCGCCCTGCTTCACGACCTTGCCGGTGCCGGTGAGGCGGAACCGCTTCTTCGCACCCGAGTGCGTCTTCTGCTTAGGCATTCTCTTCCTTCGTGTTCTCCTCGGCGGAAACCTCCGCCGACGTCTCGGCCGCCTCAGCGGCTTCGGTCTGGGGCCCGCGACGGCGCTCGGCGCGGCGGGCGTTGGCCTCGGCCTTCGCATCGACCTTGCTCTTCAGCGGGCCGATGATCATGACCATGTTGCGACCGTCGATGGTCGGGGTCGACTCGATGGTGCCGAACTCGGCCACATCCTCGGCGAAGCGCTGGAGGAGGCGCACACCCTGGTCCGGGCGCGACTGCTCGCGTCCGCGGAAGAGGATCATGGCCTTGACCTTGTCGCCTTCCTTCAGGAAGCCCTCGGCGCGCTTGCGCTTGGTCTCGTAGTCGTGCTTGTCGATCTTGAGGCGGAAGCGGACCTCCTTGAGGACCGTGTTCGCCTGGTTGCGCCGGGCCTCCTTGGCCTTCTGCGCCGCCTCGTACTTGAACTTGCCGTAGTCCATGATCTTGACCACGGGCGGGCGCGAGTTGGGGGCGACCTCGACCAGGTCGAGTTCAGCCTCCTGGGCGAGCTTCAGTGCCTGCTCGATGCGCACGACACCGACCTGCTCGCCACCGGGTCCGACGAGGCGCACCTCGGGAACCCGGATGCGCTCGTTCGTTCTGGGATCGCTGATGCGGAACTCCTTCGACGTGATGCTGCGTGCTTCGCTCCGTCCAGGCGGACGGGGCTCATCGAAAGGAGGAGACTGATCTCTTCATCGGTCGCGGGCGACCGCATCACCCTTGCGCTGCCGGACGGATCCGACGGAGTGAAAACGACCCGGCACCTCTGCAGAAGCGCGGTGCGGGTGGGAGTGGAACTCCTCTTTCGAACCGGGGAGACCCCGGAGCCTCGTCGATGATAGCAGGGTTCTGCTCCGCACGGGCGTCGGCGTCCGGTGCGGCGCCGCGCGAGCGAATAGGCTCGGCGGGTGACCGACGCGCCCCACGCCCACGATGACCACTCCGTCGACCACGGCCCCGCGGAGACCAGCTTCTCCTATTCGGCCGACGACGAGATCCGCGACATCTCCGAGGTGCCGGCCGTCGAGCTGATCAACACGGTCGCCGTGCACCTCATGAGCGCCGCCGCCGTCAAGCTCGGCCTCGGCGATGGGCCGGATGCGACGCGCGAGCTCGATCTCGACGAGGCCCGCAAGCTCATCACCTCGCTCGCCGGGCTGATCACGGCCGCCGCCCCCGAGGTCTCCGACTCGCACGCGCGCCCGCTGCGCGACGGCCTCCGCTCGCTGCAGCTCGCCTTCCGTGAGGCGTCGCCGATCCCCGACCCGATCGGCAAGGGGCCGGGCGAGAAGTGGACCGGCCCGGTCACCTGAGCCCGGCGCGGATCGCCTAGCCGACCACGCGCACGGCGAGCGAATCCACCCGCTCGGCGAGCAGTGCGTCCGCGCTCCAGCGCGCTCCGAGCCGCTGCAGCACCGCGGCGCGCGCCGCGTCGTCGAGCTCGTCGGAGAGTGCGACGGCGACCAGCAGCTCCGGCCCGGTGAGTCGTGCATCCGCGTCACCCGGCAGCGCGCGGATGCCGAGCACCGCCAGCTCGCCCGCGGTCGCCGCCTCGAGTGCGGCCGAGACCGCGGCATCCTCGTCAGCGGGGACGAAGCGAGCGTCGAGCGCGAGCGCCGCGAGGTGACTGCGGCGCAGCCCGAACTCGGTGGGCGTCGTCGGGTCGAGCACGACACGGTCGGTGCCCTCCCCCGCTGCGGCGATCGCGACCCGACGCGCCTCGACGGGAACAGGCCGCGCGACCGGGTTCCAGGCTTGCATCGCCGCGACGCCCGTGAACGCGGGCAGCACGGGTGCGCCGTCGGGGCCGGCGACGGTCACGAGGGAGAGCTCCTGCGTCTTGTCGACGAGCTGGCCGTGCGCGCCGATCCCCTCGTCGCCGCGCTCCACCAGCAGGGGCACGAGCAGGCGCACCGGTCGCAGCGCCTCGATGACCTCGGGCACGCCGACCTCCCGCGCACGGAAGCGCTGGATCGACTCGATCAGCCGCGGGTCGGCACTGCCGTCATCGCCCGCCGCCGGGTTCGGCTCGAACGACCTCCCCTCGAAGGGGACGCCCGCCGAATCCGCGTGCGGCGTCATCCGATCAGATCCCGGCGACGTCGAGCGCCTCGGCCAGCGTGAAGGCGCCCGCGTAGAGCGCCTTGCCGACGATCGCGCCCTCGATGCCCGAGGGCACGAGCTCGCGCAGCGCCGCGATGTCGTCGAGGTTCGAGATGCCGCCGGAGGCGACCACCGGCTTGTCGGTGCGCTCGGCGACCTGCTGCAGCAGCTCGAGGTTCGGG encodes:
- the pheS gene encoding phenylalanine--tRNA ligase subunit alpha; amino-acid sequence: MSDTPQITEQAVAEAVDAALAAISAAGDSTALRSARTEHTAEHSPLARLNGAIRDLPGSEKAAAGKLVGQARARVNQALAAQESVVLAAEEQQRLAAEAVDVTAVASRRRAGARHPLSLLQEDIADVFTGMGWEIGEGPELEHEWFNFDSLNFDEDHPARAMQDTFFVEPVERHLVLRTHTSPVQIRSLLSRELPLYVVAPGRVYRTDELDATHTPVFQQVEGIAIDKGLTMAHLRGTLEHLAHAMFGEGAQIRLRPNFFPFTEPSAEMDVWQPNAKGGARWVEWGGCGMVNRNVLRAAGIDPEEYQGFAFGMGIERTLQFRNDMNDMRDMVEGDVRFSQQFGMVV
- a CDS encoding amino acid ABC transporter permease, translated to MSSVLFDAPGPRARRRQVVIGAITVVVVVVIVGFIAYRFAATGQFSAQKWSIFAYATVWGDIAAALGRTLAAFAVGGVLAIVLGFVLAMGRLSDHAVLRVPVMVVTELFRAIPLLILMMLFYYGLPTIGIRLSPFVAVVAGLTLYNGAVFAEIFRAGVESLPKGQREAGMAIGLRKGQLMRMILLPQGIRAMLPIIVAQLVVVLKDTALGFIVTYQELLYLAKFYGTQLQYGSPIIPSAMVMGAIYIALCLVLAGFAKLLEIRLRGGSRKGGGRRRGGPPTAVPTGTSVMTLREQGGASGI
- a CDS encoding amino acid ABC transporter permease, whose product is MNVLLDNLDIFVTGFRNTLIMFFASGLIALVLGTIVGTFRVSPVAPMRALGTLYVNIVRNTPLTLIFFFFVFGYPKLGLPRADYIVLAIIALSVYTATYVAEALRSGINTVPLGQAEASRAIGLTFGQSMTLVVLPQAFRAIIPPLMNVFIALLKNTTIAAGFSVLDAGAIRAYLSERGEPQLIVLLWVAAIFVALVALLSWAQRALEQKWRLAR
- a CDS encoding glutamate ABC transporter substrate-binding protein, whose amino-acid sequence is MRKKWSVAIVATAAAAALTLAGCAQGAPPSAGGGSASEPPKDLYTVAKNVDLTGSPTYDKAKAAGKITVGVKEDQPNLGFLDAATGERSGFDIEIAKWVAASLGFSEKQIEFKAIPSANRESAIVNGDIDYYVGTYSITDARKQQIDFAGPYFVTGQGLLVAKDNSDIKSDKDLAGKTVCSATGSTPIQNIKANYPDTKTTEFDTYSQCVSALADKSVDAVTTDEAILIGYAAQQPDDLKVVGEPFSTEKYGVGLPKGDSALRHFINKTFTDGGKVWTGIYDATLGASGTKVDQPEVDDYQ
- a CDS encoding amino acid ABC transporter ATP-binding protein, giving the protein MEPLVVLDSVNKHYGDLHVLKNISTTVAKGEVVVVIGPSGSGKSTLCRAINRLETIDDGTITIGGTPLPSEGAALAKLRADVGMVFQSFNLFAHKTILENVTLGPIKVRGKSKAEAEKRAMELLDRVGVANQAKKLPSQLSGGQQQRVAIARALAMDPQLILFDEPTSALDPEMINEVLDTMVQLAKEGMTMIVVTHEMGFARKAADRVVFMADGQIVEDRKPEDFFTNPESDRAKDFLSKLLTH
- a CDS encoding TrmH family RNA methyltransferase is translated as MIDNPRSPRVRAVAKLAKRGARADTGLFLLEGPQAVDEALRYRPELLVDLYVSVSVQDRLADLIALAAAQGVEAQPVRDNVLEAMADTVTPQGVVATARHLSSDLDAVLAAGPRLVAVLEEIRDPGNAGTIIRAADAAGADAVLLTGRSVDMYNPKVVRSTTGSLFHLPIVQDLELEPTLDRLRAAGVTILAADIDGGELPELGERLAQPTAWLFGNEARGLLDEHVALADASVRVPIYGHAESMNLATAASVCLYQSAFAQRARA
- the rplT gene encoding 50S ribosomal protein L20; translation: MARVKRAVNAHKKRRVILERAEGYRGQRSRLYRKAKEQVTHSLVYAYRDRRAKKGEFRRLWIQRINAAARANGLTYNRLIQGLGLAGVEVDRRILAELAVNDAATFAALVETAKKALPADVNAKADAA
- the rpmI gene encoding 50S ribosomal protein L35, with protein sequence MPKQKTHSGAKKRFRLTGTGKVVKQGAGMRHNLERKSSKLTRRLNRDVVLAPQDAKGIKKLLGK
- the infC gene encoding translation initiation factor IF-3; translation: MSDPRTNERIRVPEVRLVGPGGEQVGVVRIEQALKLAQEAELDLVEVAPNSRPPVVKIMDYGKFKYEAAQKAKEARRNQANTVLKEVRFRLKIDKHDYETKRKRAEGFLKEGDKVKAMILFRGREQSRPDQGVRLLQRFAEDVAEFGTIESTPTIDGRNMVMIIGPLKSKVDAKAEANARRAERRRGPQTEAAEAAETSAEVSAEENTKEENA
- a CDS encoding DUF1844 domain-containing protein, whose protein sequence is MRDISEVPAVELINTVAVHLMSAAAVKLGLGDGPDATRELDLDEARKLITSLAGLITAAAPEVSDSHARPLRDGLRSLQLAFREASPIPDPIGKGPGEKWTGPVT
- a CDS encoding SseB family protein; this translates as MTPHADSAGVPFEGRSFEPNPAAGDDGSADPRLIESIQRFRAREVGVPEVIEALRPVRLLVPLLVERGDEGIGAHGQLVDKTQELSLVTVAGPDGAPVLPAFTGVAAMQAWNPVARPVPVEARRVAIAAAGEGTDRVVLDPTTPTEFGLRRSHLAALALDARFVPADEDAAVSAALEAATAGELAVLGIRALPGDADARLTGPELLVAVALSDELDDAARAAVLQRLGARWSADALLAERVDSLAVRVVG